The Arachis hypogaea cultivar Tifrunner chromosome 19, arahy.Tifrunner.gnm2.J5K5, whole genome shotgun sequence genome has a window encoding:
- the LOC112780072 gene encoding probable phospholipid-transporting ATPase 4 encodes MAHKRIRERLRRSALYTFACLGNRATEDDQPHALHGAGYTRTVHCNQPHLHEIKPPYYCKNDISTTKYNVITFLPTALFEQFRRVANIYFLLAALLSVFPISPFSPISMIAPLAFVVGLSMAKEALEDSRRFLQDVTVNNRKVNHHTGNGVFEPKAWKDIRVGDIVKVEKDEFFPADLLFLSSSYEDGICYVETMNLDGETNLKVKRSLEATLGLDSDETFKDFTGTIQGEDPNPSLYTFVGNFDYERQVYPLDPSQILLRDSKLRNTDHIYGVVIFTGHDTKVMQNSTRSPSKRSTIEKKMDLIIYILFAVLVIISVMSSVGFMIKTKYKAPNWWFLRPDNIEVQYDPQKLGLAGLSHLVTALILYGYLIPISLYVSIEIVKVLQASFINQDIHMYDEETGTAADARTSNLNEELGQVDTILSDKTGTLTCNQMDFLKCSIAGVAYGVRASDVEVAAAKQMASEVDKDGEESDVNENYSGSESAGSKRPPIKGFGFEDDRLMNGNWVKEANVDDLLLFFRILAVCHTAIPDYNEVTGSFTYEAESPDEGAFLAAAREFGFEFCRRTQSSVFIREKYTNPGQVVEREFKLLNLLDFSSKRKRMSVIVRDEEGNIILMCKGADSIIFDRLAKNGKKYLESTTRHLNEYGEAGLRTLALSYKRLDEEEYSAWNNEFQKAKTSVGVDREATLERVSEMMEKDLILVGATAVEDKLQKGVPQCIDKLAQAGLKIWVLTGDKMETAINIGFACSLLRQGMKQICITIPNLDAMPASDSTKEAIKDNILNQITNASQMIKLEKDPHAAFALIIDGKTLTYALEDDMKRLFLALAVDCASVICCRVSPKQKALVTRLVKEGTKKTTLAIGDGANDVGMIQEADIGVGISGVEGMQAVMASDFAIAQFRFLERLLVVHGHWCYKRIAQMICYFFYKNIAFGLTIFYFEAFTSFSGQSVYDDWYMILFNVVLTSLPVISLGVLEQDVPSEVCLQFPALYQQGPTNLFFDWYRILGWMANGVYSSIAIFFFNIIIFYDQAFRSDGQTADMAAVGTSMFSSIIWAVNCQIALTMSHFTWVQHVFVWGSIATWYIFLFLYGALSPTYSKNAYKILVESLGPAPIYWIATFLISVSCFLPYLTHIAIQRCFNPMDHHIIQEIKYYKKDIEDRHMWKRERSKAKQETKIGFTARVDAKIRQIKEKLHIKQQQQQQHSTLTSSTTQSPSLL; translated from the exons ATGGCACACAAGAGAATAAGAGAACGGCTTCGAAGAAGCGCACTTTACACATTTGCATGTCTCGGAAACCGTGCAACAGAAGATGACCAACCCCACGCGCTTCACGGCGCGGGATACACACGCACCGTGCATTGCAACCAGCCACACCTTCACGAAATCAAACCCCCTTACTATTGCAAGAACGACATTTCTACAACCAAATACAATGTTATCACGTTTCTTCCAACCGCACTCTTTGAACAATTCAGAAGGGTCGCTAACATTTACTTTCTTTTAGCGGCACTTCTCTCTGTCTTCCCAATCTCTCCCTTTAGCCCAATAAGCATGATCGCGCCTTTGGCGTTTGTAGTGGGGCTTAGTATGGCCAAGGAAGCATTGGAAGATTCTAGAAGGTTCCTTCAGGATGTCACGGTTAATAACCGGAAAGTGAATCACCATACCGGAAACGGTGTTTTTGAACCCAAGGCATGGAAGGATATTAGGGTTGGTGATATTGTTAAAGTAGAAAAAGATGAATTCTTCCCTGCGGATCTTCTTTTCTTGTCATCAAGCTATGAGGATGGGATTTGTTACGTTGAGACAATGAATTTAGATGGCGAAACGAATCTAAAGGTGAAAAGATCTTTGGAAGCTACCTTGGGTCTTGATAGCGATGAAACTTTTAAGGATTTTACCGGAACGATTCAAGGTGAAGATCCGAATCCGAGTTTATACACTTTCGTTGGGAACTTTGATTATGAACGACAGGTTTATCCTCTTGATCCGAGTCAAATTCTGCTCCGTGATTCTAAGCTTAGAAACACTGATCACATTTATGGAGTTGTGATTTTCACTGGTCATGACACAAAAGTGATGCAGAATTCAACACGTTCTCCTTCGAAAAGAAGCACCATTGAAAAAAAGATGGATTTAATCATATACATTCTCTTCGCTGTTCTTGTTATCATCTCGGTTATGAGTTCCGTAGGGTTCATGATAAAGACGAAGTACAAGGCACCAAACTGGTGGTTCTTGAGGCCTGATAACATTGAAGTTCAGTATGATCCACAGAAGCTTGGATTGGCTGGGTTGAGTCATTTGGTAACTGCACTGATTCTCTATGGATACTTGATTCCAATCTCGCTTTACGTTTCGATTGAGATTGTGAAGGTTTTACAAGCAAGCTTTATTAACCAAGATATTCACATGTATGATGAAGAAACTGGGACTGCAGCTGATGCAAGAACTTCGAATTTGAATGAAGAGTTGGGTCAAGTTGACACCATTCTTTCTGATAAAACTGGAACGTTGACATGCAACCAGATGGACTTTTTGAAATGCTCCATTGCTGGTGTTGCGTACGGTGTTCGTGCAAGCGATGTTGAAGTTGCTGCGGCGAAGCAAATGGCATCGGAGGTTGACAAAGATGGAGAGGAGAGTGATGTTAATGAGAATTATAGTGGTTCAGAGAGTGCTGGTTCAAAAAGGCCTCCAATAAAAGGGTTTGGTTTTGAGGATGATCGTTTGATGAATGGAAACTGGGTAAAAGAGGCTAACGTTGATGACCTTTTGTTGTTTTTTCGAATATTGGCGGTTTGTCATACCGCCATTCCTGATTATAATGAAGTAACTGGGAGTTTTACATATGAAGCGGAGTCACCTGATGAAGGTGCTTTTCTTGCTGCAGCAAGAGAATTTGGGTTTGAGTTTTGTAGGAGGACTCAGTCAAGTGTTTTCATACGTGAAAAATATACTAATCCTGGACAAGTCGTTGAAAG AGAATTTAAACTCTTGAATTTGCTTGATTTCTCTAGTAAAAGAAAACGTATGTCAGTGATTGTGAGAGATGAAGAAGGAAACATTATTCTTATGTGTAAGGGGGCTGACAG TATCATATTTGACCGTTTGGCAAAGAATGGAAAAAAGTATTTGGAGTCTACAACTAGACATTTAAATGAATATGGAGAAGCCGGGTTGCGAACACTAGCCTTGTCTTATAAAAGGCTTGATGAGGAAGAATACTCTGCTTGGAACAATGAGTTTCAGAAGGCCAAAACTTCTGTTGGCGTTGATAGAGAAGCAACACTTGAGCGCGTTTCAGAGATGATGGAAAAAGACTTGATTCTTGTTGGAGCTACGGCTGTGGAAGATAAGCTCCAAAAAGGG GTTCCCCAGTGCATTGACAAACTTGCCCAGGCGGGCCTTAAGATCTGGGTATTGACAGGGGATAAAATGGAAACAGCAATCAACATTGGATTTGCATGCAGTTTGCTACGACAGGGCATGAAGCAGATCTGTATAACTATTCCAAATTTAGATGCAATGCCGGCCAGTGATAGCACCAAAGAG GCCATCAAAGATAACATTTTGAACCAAATTACGAATGCATCACAAATGATAAAGCTAGAGAAGGATCCTCATGCTGCATTTGCATTAATTATTGATGGAAAAACTTTGACCTATGCTTTAGAAGATGATATGAAGCGCCTATTCCTTGCATTGGCCGTTGATTGTGCATCAGTCATATGCTGTCGTGTCTCTCCCAAGCAAAAGGCATTG GTAACAAGGTTAGTGAAAGAAGGAACCAAGAAGACCACACTAGCAATAGGTGATGGTGCAAATGATGTTGGCATGATTCAAGAAGCAGATATTGGTGTTGGAATCAGTGGGGTTGAAGGGATGCAG GCGGTGATGGCTAGTGACTTCGCTATTGCTCAGTTTCGGTTTTTAGAGAGACTTCTCGTGGTCCATGGACATTGGTGTTATAAGAGAATTgcacaaatg ATATGTTATTTCTTCTACAAGAACATAGCATTTGGACTAACCATATTCTATTTTGAGGCCTTCACAAGCTTCTCTGGTCAATCAGTTTATGATGACTGGTACATGATATTGTTCAACGTTGTTCTAACATCCTTGCCTGTCATTTCACTTGGAGTTTTAGAACAAGATGTTCCATCAGAAGTTTGCTTACAG TTTCCTGCACTGTATCAGCAAGGACCAACAAATTTATTCTTTGATTGGTATAGAATACTGGGATGGATGGCCAATGGTGTTTACTCCTCAATAGCCATCTTTTTCTTTAACATCATAATCTTCTACGACCAAGCATTCCGGTCCGACGGTCAAACCGCCGACATGGCCGCGGTCGGCACCTCAATGTTCAGCAGCATCATTTGGGCCGTGAACTGCCAAATTGCCCTAACAATGAGCCACTTCACATGGGTTCAACATGTGTTTGTTTGGGGAAGCATAGCCACTTGGTACATCTTCCTCTTCTTATATGGTGCCCTTTCACCAACATACTCCAAGAATGCctataaaatattggttgaatcTCTTGGACCTGCACCCATTTATTGGATAGCAACGTTCTTGATATCAGTTTCTTGCTTCCTTCCATATCTAACTCACATAGCTATCCAAAGATGTTTCAATCCCATGGATCATCATATTATACAAGAGATTAAGTACTACAAGAAGGATATTGAAGATAGACACATGTGGAAGAGGGAGAGATCTAAGGCTAAACAAGAGACAAAGATTGGATTCACTGCAAGAGTTGATGCTAAGATAAGACAGATTAAAGAAAAGTTACATATAaagcaacagcaacaacaacaacattctACACTTACCAGTTCAACAACCCAATCACCCTCCTTATTGTAA